Within the Acinetobacter radioresistens DSM 6976 = NBRC 102413 = CIP 103788 genome, the region TTCTATATTAATTTTATATTTTCCGCATAACTCATCTAAAATCTGCAACTTTTTTTGATCAAAGATAATGCTGCTAGAGTGGCTGATTTTTATATTTCTGTCTTCTCCCTCGCTAATTCTCTTTGCCAGTTCAATTGAATTGTTAAAATTCTCAAGATGATTCTTTAAACTTTTATAAAGAACCAATCCAGCAGGGGTCAATTTAATTTTTTTTTCGGATCTATTAAAAACACAAAAACCTATTTCATCTTCCAGATTTTTTATTTGTCTGCTTAAAGCTGACTGAGCAATAAAAAGTTTTTCGGAAGCAGCATTAAAGCTGCCTTCTTCAACAATACTGATCAGATAATTACATTGTTTAAAAGTTAACATATCTCAAAAACAGATAGATGAGTAATATTTCTATATTAGATTAGATCATTAAATTAATATATCTTTTCTTTAACAGAATTGAATAGGGTTAATTCAACATGATTATTAATAAAAAAATTATCTTATTTATGACTATAATAGCTATATGTCTAGCAGCCCAATCTTATGATAACTACACTAAAAACATTTCCAAATCAGCTTTAGAGACTATAGATTTATTAACCGATTAATCTTTATATTATATTAATAAATTATTTTATTTAATAACCCTTCAAATTTTAACATTTAATTCAATACTGAATTATATTTAAATTAAACTTATTTTTATTAAAATCTTACTTTTGACTAATTATTAAAAACTAAGTTAAAACCTTTATATTAGGGTAAAATTTCATTTATTCTATTATTTTTTTAAAACGCCTCTACACCACAATTTAAAATTAATAAAAATTTAAATATATTTAGTTCTTCTAATATTTTACTTTAAAAGAAAATTCTTATTTATGAGCATTAAATATATATCTATTATATACAATAAAAAAGGGCTATTTACCCCTTTTTACTTGTCTTTTGAATATTTATAATCTTCAGACAAAAGTCTGGTTAGAATTTATAACGCAAGCTTAGTGTTGCATTACGTGGTGCACCATAATTCATACTGCTTTCACCAATCCCTTCATAATAAACTTTATCAAATAAGTTATCGATATTGAGCTGAACCTTGATATTCGGGTCAACCTGATAACCCAGCATAAGACTCGCCAACCAGATATTACCTTGGTCAATTCGCCAGTTATCCTTTTTTATTAATGAATAAGTTTTACTTCGATAATCCACTCCTGCTCCAGCACTCCATTTATCTTGGCTATATTTAACAAACAGATTTGAGGTAGTACGGGAATTATTGGGATTTACCTTCTCACCTTTAGCATCTCGTGCTTCAAAGTTGGCGATACCAAAGTTAAGACTCCATTGATCATTAATTTCGCCATCAACCTCTAGCTCTACCCCTTTACTGACGACTCCATCAATACTTCGGTAAGCCTGTTCAGAGGTCTTAACGCCATTAACAATTACATATCCATCTGTAATTTTCTCGGCAAAGTTATCTTGCTCTATTCTAAAGACAGATAAAGCTGTATTTAAACGGCCATCAAAAAATTCACTTTTAATACCCGTTTCATAGTTTTTACCAATAGCCGGGTCTAAATAACCACCATCTATATCACGACGGTTTTCCGATTTAAAAATATCGGTATAACTGGCATACCACGAATGATCTGCTGCAAAGTCATATATGACTCCGACATAAGGAGTAACCTGATTGTCGAATTTACGCGTTCCCTTGCCATCACTTGATTCAAATTCCCAGTTTGACAGCCGTACCCCTGTCACAACTTTAAGAGGGTCAAGCACATGAAATTTACCAGCAATATAAACACCGCTTTGAGTAGTCTTGTTTAATGCCAGTCTTTTCGGGTTAGTAATCGGAGTCAGCAACTCCGTATTCATATTGGAAAAATCCAGCTCATTAGGGGTATTGATGTCCAGATCATTTGTACCTTCTTTTTTTCCCTGAATCGTTCCATATTTATTGGTAAGAAGCTCATTCTGGTTCCATGAAGCACCAGTTACAATTTCCTGCTGGCGTCCAGCCCAGGTAAACGGCGCAGTAATATAAATATCGACATTATTTTCATCATTTCTCTGTTCAGAGGAATAAACAGAAATAGCCCCCAAACTTTTTTGGGTGTTTTTATCTACATTACCATCGACATAAAGCAGAGCTGTATCTTTGTCATCCCGACGATAAGAATAACCTATATGTAAATCGACATCATTAAACAGGTTATGTTGGAGTGAAGCAAATATGGCCTTTGAGTCGACATCCCAATAGGTCCAGTCTGAGCTAACGGTTAGGGAGCGGTCAAATTTGGTTCGTGTACCATCATTATAAAAGGCCGGTAGCCCTCCCCAGCGAATTCCATCACGTTCTAATTGCTGGTACATGGCGGCAAACGATAAAGTGGTCCGATCGGACAGGTCGTAGTCCAGTGCTCCATAAGCAATATTGCGCTCTTTGGAATAAAAATCCATAAAGGAATTTTCTTGTAAATGTTTCACAAAGACCCGACCGCGTAATGAACCGTCTTCATTTAAAGCATTTGAAAAATCTGCCGAGCTAGAGTAGCTATCCCATGAACCGGCTGATGCAGTCAGGTTACCTGTCAGTTCTTTTGCATTAGCATGTTTGCGGATCAGATTAAGGCCGATTGCCGGATTTCCAGCTCCCGTCATTAAACCATTTGCCCCTTTAACTACCTCTACCCGGTCATAAATACTTAAATCCGGATCACCTTCAGCCAGTGTTAAGGTACTTGGCAAGCCATCGACCAGATAATAATCGACCTGGAAACCACGTGCATAATAACTCTGGCGTTCATCGGTACGTGAAGCTGTTACTCCCGTAATATGGCTCATGAGTTCCTGAAAAGACTCAATATTCCGGTCATCCAGATAGGCCCGTGTATAGACCTTAACTGTCTGTGGCGTGTCTCGTAAAGATAGATCCAGCTTGGTCGCTGTACTTGCACTTTTAACCGTATAGCTTCCGGAGTTTTCTGTGACTGCCTGTGGCTGCTCTGCTGTTAAAGTAATGGTTTGAAGCTGCTGTACATTATCAGAATGACTTGTTTCATTTTTCTGATCCGTTTCTGCTGCAAAGGTAGTTTGTATCAGTAAAGCAGTGGAAGCAAACAGAATAGTCCGTACTGCCAAAAATAAAGGTTTAGGCGTAGAGTTTAATGGTCTAGACATACGAGTTAAGCCAAAAATAGTTGTCGTCAATAATTCCCTTAATGAATTGATATAGTCTCCCTCATCTTTTTATTAAGGTTAGACTTTTATAGGGCACTGGCTGCAACTCGCCTTAGCCTTGCATAGTACGGTTCTTCTTTCAAAGTCCACTAAAGTCAATTTTTTAAAGCAAGGTATATCAATTCAATCGCGGCAGAATCTTAACATGAAGCATACCTTAATGATACTAATTATCATTTTTATCATCATTATCTTATTTTTAGATTTTAAATATAATTGTTCAGATATTAAAATCATTTCTAAAAATTTAATTTAAACAAATTATTAGCTTCTCT harbors:
- a CDS encoding TonB-dependent siderophore receptor: MSRPLNSTPKPLFLAVRTILFASTALLIQTTFAAETDQKNETSHSDNVQQLQTITLTAEQPQAVTENSGSYTVKSASTATKLDLSLRDTPQTVKVYTRAYLDDRNIESFQELMSHITGVTASRTDERQSYYARGFQVDYYLVDGLPSTLTLAEGDPDLSIYDRVEVVKGANGLMTGAGNPAIGLNLIRKHANAKELTGNLTASAGSWDSYSSSADFSNALNEDGSLRGRVFVKHLQENSFMDFYSKERNIAYGALDYDLSDRTTLSFAAMYQQLERDGIRWGGLPAFYNDGTRTKFDRSLTVSSDWTYWDVDSKAIFASLQHNLFNDVDLHIGYSYRRDDKDTALLYVDGNVDKNTQKSLGAISVYSSEQRNDENNVDIYITAPFTWAGRQQEIVTGASWNQNELLTNKYGTIQGKKEGTNDLDINTPNELDFSNMNTELLTPITNPKRLALNKTTQSGVYIAGKFHVLDPLKVVTGVRLSNWEFESSDGKGTRKFDNQVTPYVGVIYDFAADHSWYASYTDIFKSENRRDIDGGYLDPAIGKNYETGIKSEFFDGRLNTALSVFRIEQDNFAEKITDGYVIVNGVKTSEQAYRSIDGVVSKGVELEVDGEINDQWSLNFGIANFEARDAKGEKVNPNNSRTTSNLFVKYSQDKWSAGAGVDYRSKTYSLIKKDNWRIDQGNIWLASLMLGYQVDPNIKVQLNIDNLFDKVYYEGIGESSMNYGAPRNATLSLRYKF